The Neodiprion pinetum isolate iyNeoPine1 chromosome 5, iyNeoPine1.2, whole genome shotgun sequence genome segment CAAATATCATCTGATTATCTTActcgaatttttctaattccaTCAGAGTACCAAGGAAACTGAAATCGAGTCCCACATACGCTTACAAAAGAAGTCCTGTACGCAAAAAGGCTGAAAGAGCGCGTCTAAATGGGTGGGATTGTCTACAATGTCAAGAGGTATGAATATCCCCATGGTAAAAGTTCATGTCCGCGAAAGAAAGTGATTTGTACAACTTAGAAGTAAATCATCATTCACTTTGAAATACCGAATAactgcatatatttatttcaccaGTATTCAAAAGTCAAATACGAATCCACGTAACTTGTGTCAATGGAAATTTCTGTGAATTAATTGCCTGTCAACGATTATTTTCTAGTATTATAAAGCCACTGGACTTACTGGTAAAGAACTACAGATGCGTAAAAATCAATGTTCTCGTCACAGATCTACACACAATGAGAAAAACTCTACTCAAAAAGGTAAAGATTTAATGATAATTTCTTCTGGTTTGTAAGATATGATTGCATGTGAAATACAATTGAACACTACTTGCTCGTTTTCGTTCTAATTTACTCGAATTCCTTTCTCAgtcaaatataatttattatctgCAGAATTGTCTGCACTTCAGTCATAATTTTAGCATGTCACCTGTAATTACGTCAATCGGGTATCTAGGTAGTTACAAACAATTGCGTTTTTActgctaaaatttaaaaaatgcacTCACTACTTGTGTATTATTAATCTGTCAAGCGTTTCAGGAAAACCCAGGTACGCAAAGCATCGAATTTGAATATTACTTAAATTTAATGCATGGAATATTGCATGTACGGATTAATTCACGATTTATAACTTTGTCTCGTAATCCATGAGCTGttggtaataattataattactttTTCGTCTGCAAATTTTgtagtttttgttttcaatttacagATTACTGGAATCCAGACTTTACAAGTTCATACCACTCAACAATATGGAGCGACAATTGAACATACTGTGCGGTGAAAATTCGACTCACTTATTGTCACaggatatattttttgaatatcattttctttctcaagTAATAAACTCTTGCATTGTATTGCATAATGGTTGAACTGTCCTGAACAACGACATTATACTGTAAGGTTCACTCATAGTTGCACAATCATCTTCTCagggaaataaataacaagtaACAAACTTTTGAACATagattgatttattcatttacaacatatattattatattctcgAATAACATAGCATAGATTTATATaactatattatttatatagatacatcatttatcattttacacaaaaatataGAATCTGTAGGTTGTCGCTAAAAGAGGCTAATCAAACGCAACTTGTAGTTAAGCAAAGTTTGCGATTTGGTTTAAGGTACATCATTGATATTGATCTGGACTTGTTTACTGGTTTAACCTTTACTGAAAGCTTTGTTACGATTTTAACACCAAATAATACGGTTTTgatttaattcaaatttaacaCAAAGGTGACTTACATTCAGTCAACTAAgcattgaaattaaataattgagcGTTTTAAATGTTCGTAATAATGTCAGTGAATCGGTAAAAACACCGATAACAACTGTTAGAAGGGAGGTGAAGAGAAAATATCGgagtttcaacatttttgtttgttctttttttgtcTTAACATaactcattttttaaattggtCCAAACTTAAAACTGCTAATATATTATCGAGCTGTAAAACTAACGAAAACTTGCCCAAGGcaattgtttttctattttactgTGGAAAGATATTTAGGTAAGTACTATTATGATATTTAGTTTGATATAACGTACATCATAATTGTTATAGCTACTTAATAATTTATcaacacataaatatatatatatatttaaaaattaaacatgtatataaataagtatacatatatttatgtatgcaggtttatatatatatttattcatatatattatatataaatatatatatcttatCCTCGTCATCGTCATATGAATTAACAACCAgttagaaataatttcaattagtGGGATtggtgacaaaaaaaagttattatcAATTAGTACGCAATCCATCGTCATAACTCACTTTTTTTCAGCGCACTACTTTCATTCGATAGAAAATAAACTTAATGCGCATTGACATCTTACAGATTTTTGTGAAGCTAGTTGACCCCGTGGGAGGCTGGAACCACGGGGCCCACGTCACGCCACTTTACCCATTCTGGTCAGTCAGATATTATATTGCCGTATTCTTTATGTGTGTTTTGCCACCCCGACTCATGCTTAAAACCAGCACatgcattatatatatatttatttttgtttattttttttcttctttttttctttctcttttctttgtttatataatatattgtatatattccTGTAtcatatattaaaatattttcagtgattttAATATACTTTCATACACAATATATTTTAGTACATTCAGTTATACGCATATTCTATCTCGTTTATACCGCTACATTGACTTTTATTATCATATTGTTAGGTTCATTGACCACGCTAAACAATCAATAGAAGCACTTTCTAGTTAAACGTTTCGTtcaatgtattattttttattttttttttcaattgaaagtTTTCCCATCTCATTTATCTAATGTGAAGTATGTGCTGTATGTCTCTAATTGCTGCGCATGCTATCTCTCttttatatttatgaataaaataatacattttctttacttttctttattttactttttttttctgtataaagGATGTGGCTGTAAACCGTTCTGTATCTAGAATTTTCAAGTCTTCTGTTCCCTTAATGTTTTCtacgtagaaaaattattttgatggCAATTAATCCAATAAAATTGTCAACTCGAAAATAGGCCATGTGTTCTAGTACAAACTTTTTTGCACATTCTAACGTGTTGCGACTAAaagtgtgtgtatttttttcacatttcatcataactataataaagaaaaatatcaaaagaaaatttcaaagtaaatCTTCAACAATAGTCAAGCGTTATTACAAACTCAACGCATGTACGTTTATGTCTTTacacatgtattatatacttatttatgcatatatttgattCCTTTTCTCCAAAAGTAGCTGATGGTTTTCAAATTCTACTTTCTCATTTGTCTGATAATCTCAAGAAATATTCAAGGCTAAACTCAGATATGTTAGAACATATACAATATCATTCAATAACATTCAGTTTGCAGTACGTGAAGCAAGTTTGTCCTCTCATCCATTGtcggaacaaaaaatcaatggGCACAATTTGGTATCATTAAATACGATCATGTTAACgggtgaaataaatattagatTTTTGGGTCCAGATCATTAGAAATTACTAAGAAAGATCATTCCCATTTTAATGTTCATTTACTGTCGGACCAACAAATTTTCGTAACAGTATACCAATGATAAATCCTTTCACTAATCTTTTCTAAGATCTAATACGTACTTTTTTTACTGATCAGCTTTTACTGGAGGAGAAACTGTGGTTGTTGTCGGAGCTGCTGACTTATCAGCTGGTGGAATTGGCAGGGCTTTGAGTATAGCATGAACCTCTTCAGCAACAGCCATAAGAACAAACTCAAATTGTTGCTTTGTTGCTACCATTccgggtcgctgatcacgaatgtGTTCCAGCGTCGCAGCAATGTCGATTTCCTTTGCACCTTTTGCCATCCGGTTTAGAACCATATCGATTAAACAATATGTTCCTGTACGTCCAGCTCCGTCGCTATATAAAGTAGAGTAAACAATTCGAAATCCACtgaatttcctttttttatttcagactACCTTATAACACGTGTGCTAGTTTTTCTAACTTACCTGCAGTGTACAACTATTGGACAGGATCTCCCTCTGTATGACTTGTTAACTTTTCTGCAAATACAAAACTCTGATGAAATTGCTTCCTTATGagtaaatatgtaaaaaaattactccagTTGGTAGCATTAACGTCATTAAACATATTAAAAACGTCATGATTTAATACgagacatttttctttcatagtTGTTCATTTTAGGGCTGATTGTAGTATAAATCTTTTCATTCccataataatttatcaagtGCCTTTATGGCTCAAAGCAAATGTTTGCAGtaacgacgaaaaaaaatatctaacgCACCATGAAAAGctcttgataaaaattttaagcatTTGACAAACCTGCGGAATTCGAGTAAAGCTTTAGTTGAGTGTGGTACGCCATTTTCTGGCCAGGATAAGAAGTGGAACTGTGTTACGGTTCTTGTTTCACCAGTTCGTAagtttttcagataaaatgAACGCACGAGATAGTCATCGCACCAAATATGCTCCGAGACTAAGTGTACTTCGTAAATGTGGTATAATTCGGAGCCCTCCTCTGGCCAGTAGCGGTGACACATAGCATGGCCCTCCTCAGTCAACCGAGTTAACATCACTATGACAACGCTTCCCTGCTCCCAGACCAGTTGCCAGAAGTCTGCCGCAGTCTGAGGAAGAGCTCCTTGCGTAGCAATGTATGCTGGATTCCGAGGGTCATGGTCAGTCtaaaatttgaacattttttcatattgttAACACGGGCATTTTCACCCAAACACAGAAAGTTATTCTATTGCATTCAGCAATTACACTAAAGCGTCGAACTTGCCAAAAAATAAGCTTGTTATTAGTTCATACCACGAATAATGTACTAAGTTTATGTTGATTCAGAGTTAGTCAATCATGGTATTTTCATTGCCATAACAGATCTCTACTTAGGCTCCCATAGTTTTAGCTTGACGTTcaaaatacatatgtattgaGTTTAGGCTTATATTTCGAAGTTTTATCGAATCGAATAGATCCTGTGATAAATTATGTCGCTTGAGTTTGCAACCTTCACAGTAACTATGCATTATTATGAATAATCGTTATtacacaatttcaaaattctcatcATTCAATGAGTTGAATATTATACTCATAATTTGCAGACTCCAGTTCTTTAGTCATTCTGAActataaaaattctgaattctTACGGAATTTTGTTACATCAACAACattaacttcaacctcataataacttttttcattttatttaacacaatttcgtaaaaattgcCAATAATGATtgagtgaataaaatattgtacttACCGATTTGCattaagatttttaaaaagctGGTATGAAATAGAGTGTACATGCAGGTAATTTATAAAAGCATTTACCGTTACGATGTGGATCAATTTGATATTACCCAATGAAAGCAGATAACACCTCTCTGctatattattgttatacatGATTACATGGAATATGTTAAGTTTCATGCATCGTAACCAGCATGCGTTTTAAATTACTTACCGGTTTCTGAAATAGCAGAGCGGCATCCAGGAAAATCAATCTCGTAGATATTTGATcgttaaataaaaagaaaaaataatgaattctcTTTGATAAACCTATAGAATTTTAGGCTTGTTTCTATAAAAGCTAATACGAAAATTAGTAGTGCAGACAGACAGCTAGAATACTACACTTGAAAGTCAAGAGAAAAGGATTGAGGTACTAACGATTGTCGAGGCGTTGATGTAGTCAGAATTATTTATGTTAGCCAGATCATTTAAAACAACTCTGGAGTGATCGTAAGGAAGTGAAGCTCCTGAACGGTTTCGCTTCGcattttcttcatcttctgcTACTGCCGTTGAAGAAGGTTCTGCTTCGTAAGCGCAAAGCGCAGTCCATTCTTGATCCAGGCGATCCTTGTTCTTCAAATGATCTTCCATGTATGACTGTAATACACATATGTAGCGTATAACATGTTCTAAACAAGATTTGTGATATAAATCTTAAGGGGGTaggtatattagggtggttcttATTTTGGTCATGTTGGAACTTCCAAATGCATgcatatttttccatttaaaaatTCGACTGCTTGGCAGGGCGTGTTAGAGTTATCGGATAACTTCGGGGATTTAGCgggatttttttctatacatgTTGATTACTTTTGGGAGGTAAGTGCGAAGAAATTCTGACATTACCAATATAAGAACCACCCTACTGTATATACGAATAGACTGCTCAAAATCTGGGTGAATTTTGGAAATCTATATCTCGACAATCAATGATTACCTTCAATTGTGGCttgttttatttaaaagtATGTAGATCGAGCTTCATTTAcataatctttttttctttggagtcaattaataataaatcaaaataaataggaagcaatgttatttgaatttggGATCGACAATAACGTCAACCATTGTGTTTCAGGACATGATATCTTAAAACTGGCTCAACCAGTGTAGTTCAAATTTGGAGATGACATTCTTGGATGGTTTATCTTATCCTTTTTGCCATCATACCGCTTTTATTCGTcaatcatattttttgttaatgaaataaaattgttgtaaatttcctaggaaaaatcgaatttcaactTCATACGATCATTACGTTGAAAAACAACCGGCTATGGAAACGAGGATAGCAGGGGGGGGGGCAGGAAGATAATAGGAATGATCCAAGAAAACTgtcttgaaatttcaagtaTATTGGTTGACCCGCTTTTGAGATATCATGGGCATCGCAAATCACTTTACGAAGCAAAATGGTTGACGTTATTGTCAATAACAATGCTTGCCAGTAATTGattctaacaataaaaaaaatgtgtaaatgaAGCTCAGTTCACATACTTTTGAGTATAACAGACCCctattaaattgaataattgtttGTCGAGACACAAATTCCTAATAATTTCCCACTTTTTCAGCCATCTACTCGTGTATAACCCTTACTGAAGTCGGAGTGAATCTCAAGTAAAGATCACAATCTAATTTTTCACTGTACGCACCAGAACCATATGTCCGGTAGAAATGTCCATGTTGGAAAGAGCCGGTTCTTCGCTCCATGAAGATGTGCTCGAACGACTTGAGGGAGAATTGTTGGATTCACTTTCGCGAGAAAGATTAACGACACGTGGTGAATCTGGTTTCTCAGCTGGCTGTTTGGCCTGCATTCTGACTCTACAGAGATCCTGATAGTCCTTCGAAGCCTCCGGATCAGGGATGGCCAGGCCCGCCAGCTTGGTTCTTGATTTGGCGTGACGTCTGGCAATGTAGAGTGTTACAGCGGCTGCAGCACCGGCAGCAGCCAACCCTGCGGCCAGCAATGCGTTGAAGGAACCAGCACTCAGCTCCGACTCGTTACCAACTTGTAAAATAGCTGGTAATTTTGCCTGTGTTGTAAAGTTTAACCCATTACTACAACTGCAGCACGATGAGAAGAGTCGGTCTAACGATAAATCCAAGTCATCTCGTTAAAGTCCAACGACGTTCGGCAAGAGTGAAATAGTTTTTGCACAAAGTTCTTGCTCACCTTATCCCCGATACCGGCTCTCAGAACTTCCACTTGAAGACTGTTCTTCAGTTGTCCGCGTATTCCATCTGTGATACGAAATAAAGTGCATTTGTAACTATGTCCGACATACCTTTCGTATCTACACATTCATCTTGTTCGTCAAATAAATTCAGTGTTATTACCAATTTTATTCGCTACGTCCGTGGCATTGTATCCTTTACTATTGTCCGGCTTTACTTTGAACGTGACTTCGGCTCTTTGAACTCGTATGTCAGTCAACGTGTTCGGTTCGAGGCCCAACAGTCTGCCGACCTCGTTAATTACATGTGCACCTTCGCTCCAGGTGCCGAATTCTCCTTTGAATTGCATGTATACGTGGTCCATGTCGACATTCTTGTACGAATTACCGgtagtttttaatttgtgCGTGCTGCTGGTCAGCTCCTTCTTTACAAGCGGTAGTAGTAGAGGTTCTCTCTGTGAAAATACCAAGTTATACAATTGCGTTAGAGTCTCAAGCGTTATCCTCAATTATCGTATTTTAAGACACTTGCCTGTTGTCTTTCATCCTCGGCATCGTCGGGGTTTTCTGTAGGAAAACCTTAATTACCATTTACCTGAATATAGTCAAATGTGGTCGACAGATTTTAGTCCCTCtggcaaaatttttctccgcaACTTTTTGACCGAGAATTGTACTAAattgagtgttttttttttcttctttgagtaatagaaaaaaatgcgaaattcaTAGTAAAAAATCCTTAAATTTCCGACAAGAGACTGCAAAGAAAGTTCAAGAATACTTGGATCTTTAAAGTGaggagcaaaaaaatttcatcaaaaatgTTAAGAACGTACAAGGACCACAATGTCCCAAGAAATTCTCGTGCAAAATCCTGCAGAAAAAACGTCACAGATTTGATAAAAGGACACTCGAATGTGTTTTTACCGGTATTTTGTGCAGACTGGGTCTTAAAGGCATAATTATTTGTCGCGAATGGTGGACCCGGTTTTTTAACGTCTAATCTCTCGTGCCGTTTGAATCCCGCAAGCTCTCGTCTGAATAGTAGAGCATCCCAGTGATTAGCAAAGTCGTCGTTGTTGAAATCATTTTCGTTGGAAATTGCTgcaaatgtaataaaaatatatcctcATAATTCCTGATCTTAGAATTGCTATTTATAAGAGTTCTTTTAAGAAGactaaaattttcgtttcgaaGAATGTTAAAATGCAACTATACTTTACAATTCTTTAGTCACGGTTTTTACTCTGAAGTAATTATGCAGAGTAATTTATGagtgaaatgagaaattataTGAAGTAGAATAATTTCACAGAATTTAGAGCAAACATTGTTATTCACCCCTggtgtaaaaattgttgagTGTGTTTGACTAACATTGTTTGAAATAGAAGTTTAGGTTTTGTTTGATCTATAAAATTGTTGACCCGTATGACACGTCAAGCAAACACATCACAAGTAgatataaataacaaatgtAGCCTAATTGTCAGAGACCGAAACTCACCTGACTTGAAATTGCCGTATTTCAACGGATTCACCAAACCACCCTCTGTATACATTCCGTTCTGTCGTGGTATAAT includes the following:
- the IA-2 gene encoding receptor-type tyrosine-protein phosphatase N2 isoform X3 gives rise to the protein MGRKKWWRGGLELLLLLCVSFHGILSDGDVGCLFSENLCQPDVEFCYNDLAFGRCLQKYGNIEDDDLYKYDLRPNQLQLLRVQLEELAIDGYRWSHPYTQCIIQRSLYALRFRTPNEGELCNRLKEKEKHQFIGDDGIDEGNDVHSQKIAIVKFTPSEEDPHGDFADELYYPPGVEKEVPKFFIQDVGYPNAQEIVESDYNERSGGMNNAWGDSGARRELGDISLVEDNFVDPERMVKKKSLLLDNFGGNGVYEFDPKSIRNYQSSLQQNYIDAINRRFQEERDSHLERIAKKANLIPDDQLEFLTDQLLGNVADFKEQEIQQPLDNYEKEFSRKYKYPRELQRSEIPKEASLWLDQNVRDSNIGRFTSENEDNDFEIGRGDLEKMFESQLANEPSRDAIIPRQNGMYTEGGLVNPLKYGNFKSAISNENDFNNDDFANHWDALLFRRELAGFKRHERLDVKKPGPPFATNNYAFKTQSAQNTENPDDAEDERQQREPLLLPLVKKELTSSTHKLKTTGNSYKNVDMDHVYMQFKGEFGTWSEGAHVINEVGRLLGLEPNTLTDIRVQRAEVTFKVKPDNSKGYNATDVANKIDGIRGQLKNSLQVEVLRAGIGDKAKLPAILQVGNESELSAGSFNALLAAGLAAAGAAAAVTLYIARRHAKSRTKLAGLAIPDPEASKDYQDLCRVRMQAKQPAEKPDSPRVVNLSRESESNNSPSSRSSTSSWSEEPALSNMDISTGHMVLSYMEDHLKNKDRLDQEWTALCAYEAEPSSTAVAEDEENAKRNRSGASLPYDHSRVVLNDLANINNSDYINASTIVSTDHDPRNPAYIATQGALPQTAADFWQLVWEQGSVVIVMLTRLTEEGHAMCHRYWPEEGSELYHIYEVHLVSEHIWCDDYLVRSFYLKNLRTGETRTVTQFHFLSWPENGVPHSTKALLEFRRKVNKSYRGRSCPIVVHCSDGAGRTGTYCLIDMVLNRMAKGAKEIDIAATLEHIRDQRPGMVATKQQFEFVLMAVAEEVHAILKALPIPPADKSAAPTTTTVSPPVKADQ
- the IA-2 gene encoding receptor-type tyrosine-protein phosphatase N2 isoform X1 gives rise to the protein MGRKKWWRGGLELLLLLCVSFHGILSDGDVGCLFSENLCQPDVEFCYNDLAFGRCLQKYGNIEDDDLYKYDLRPNQLQLLRVQLEELAIDGYRWSHPYTQCIIQRSLYALRFRTPNEGELCNRLKEKEKHQFIGDDGIDEGNDVHSQKIAIVKFTPSEEDPHGDFADELYYPPGVEKEVPKFFIQDVGYPNAQEIVESDYNERSGGMNNAWGDSGARRELGDISLVEDNFVDPERMVKKKSLLLDNFGGNGVYEFDPKSIRNYQSSLQQNYIDAINRRFQEERDSHLERIAKKANLIPDDQLEFLTDQLLGNVADFKEQEIQQPLDNYEKEFSRKYKYPRELQRSEIPKEASLWLDQNVRDSNIGRFTSENEDNDFEIGRGDLEKMFESQLANEPSRDAIIPRQNGMYTEGGLVNPLKYGNFKSAISNENDFNNDDFANHWDALLFRRELAGFKRHERLDVKKPGPPFATNNYAFKTQSAQNTGFPTENPDDAEDERQQREPLLLPLVKKELTSSTHKLKTTGNSYKNVDMDHVYMQFKGEFGTWSEGAHVINEVGRLLGLEPNTLTDIRVQRAEVTFKVKPDNSKGYNATDVANKIDGIRGQLKNSLQVEVLRAGIGDKAKLPAILQVGNESELSAGSFNALLAAGLAAAGAAAAVTLYIARRHAKSRTKLAGLAIPDPEASKDYQDLCRVRMQAKQPAEKPDSPRVVNLSRESESNNSPSSRSSTSSWSEEPALSNMDISTGHMVLSYMEDHLKNKDRLDQEWTALCAYEAEPSSTAVAEDEENAKRNRSGASLPYDHSRVVLNDLANINNSDYINASTIVSTDHDPRNPAYIATQGALPQTAADFWQLVWEQGSVVIVMLTRLTEEGHAMCHRYWPEEGSELYHIYEVHLVSEHIWCDDYLVRSFYLKNLRTGETRTVTQFHFLSWPENGVPHSTKALLEFRRKVNKSYRGRSCPIVVHCSDGAGRTGTYCLIDMVLNRMAKGAKEIDIAATLEHIRDQRPGMVATKQQFEFVLMAVAEEVHAILKALPIPPADKSAAPTTTTVSPPVKADQ
- the IA-2 gene encoding receptor-type tyrosine-protein phosphatase N2 isoform X2, with the translated sequence MGRKKWWRGGLELLLLLCVSFHGILSDGDVGCLFSENLCQPDVEFCYNDLAFGRCLQKYGNIEDDDLYKYDLRPNQLQLLRVQLEELAIDGYRWSHPYTQCIIQRSLYALRFRTPNEGELCNRLKEKEKHQFIGDDGIDEGNDVHSQKIAIVKFTPSEEDPHGDFADELYYPPGVEKEVPKFFIQDVGYPNAQEIVESDYNERSGGMNNAWGDSGARRELGDISLVEDNFVDPERMVKKKSLLLDNFGGNGVYEFDPKSIRNYQSSLQQNYIDAINRRFQEERDSHLERIAKKANLIPDDQLEFLTDQLLGNVADFKEQEIQQPLDNYEKEFSRKYKYPRELQRSEIPKEASLWLDQNVRDSNIGRFTSENEDNDFEIGRGDLEKMFESQLANEPSRDAIIPRQNGMYTEGGLVNPLKYGNFKSAISNENDFNNDDFANHWDALLFRRELAGFKRHERLDVKKPGPPFATNNYAFKTQSAQNTGFPTENPDDAEDERQQREPLLLPLVKKELTSSTHKLKTTGNSYKNVDMDHVYMQFKGEFGTWSEGAHVINEVGRLLGLEPNTLTDIRVQRAEVTFKVKPDNSKGYNATDVANKIDGIRGQLKNSLQVEVLRAGIGDKAKLPAILQVGNESELSAGSFNALLAAGLAAAGAAAAVTLYIARRHAKSRTKLAGLAIPDPEASKDYQDLCRVRMQAKQPAEKPDSPRVVNLSRESESNNSPSSRSSTSSWSEEPALSNMDISTGHMVLSYMEDHLKNKDRLDQEWTALCAYEAEPSSTAVAEDEENAKRNRSGASLPYDHSRVVLNDLANINNSDYINASTITDHDPRNPAYIATQGALPQTAADFWQLVWEQGSVVIVMLTRLTEEGHAMCHRYWPEEGSELYHIYEVHLVSEHIWCDDYLVRSFYLKNLRTGETRTVTQFHFLSWPENGVPHSTKALLEFRRKVNKSYRGRSCPIVVHCSDGAGRTGTYCLIDMVLNRMAKGAKEIDIAATLEHIRDQRPGMVATKQQFEFVLMAVAEEVHAILKALPIPPADKSAAPTTTTVSPPVKADQ
- the IA-2 gene encoding receptor-type tyrosine-protein phosphatase N2 isoform X4, yielding MGRKKWWRGGLELLLLLCVSFHGILSDGDVGCLFSENLCQPDVEFCYNDLAFGRCLQKYGNIEDDDLYKYDLRPNQLQLLRVQLEELAIDGYRWSHPYTQCIIQRSLYALRFRTPNEGELCNRLKEKEKHQFIGDDGIDEGNDVHSQKIAIVKFTPSEEDPHGDFADELYYPPGVEKEVPKFFIQDVGYPNAQEIVESDYNERSGGMNNAWGDSGARRELGDISLVEDNFVDPERMVKKKSLLLDNFGGNGVYEFDPKSIRNYQSSLQQNYIDAINRRFQEERDSHLERIAKKANLIPDDQLEFLTDQLLGNVADFKEQEIQQPLDNYEKEFSRKYKYPRELQRSEIPKEASLWLDQNVRDSNIGRFTSENEDNDFEIGRGDLEKMFESQLANEPSRDAIIPRQNGMYTEGGLVNPLKYGNFKSAISNENDFNNDDFANHWDALLFRRELAGFKRHERLDVKKPGPPFATNNYAFKTQSAQNTDPDDAEDERQQREPLLLPLVKKELTSSTHKLKTTGNSYKNVDMDHVYMQFKGEFGTWSEGAHVINEVGRLLGLEPNTLTDIRVQRAEVTFKVKPDNSKGYNATDVANKIDGIRGQLKNSLQVEVLRAGIGDKAKLPAILQVGNESELSAGSFNALLAAGLAAAGAAAAVTLYIARRHAKSRTKLAGLAIPDPEASKDYQDLCRVRMQAKQPAEKPDSPRVVNLSRESESNNSPSSRSSTSSWSEEPALSNMDISTGHMVLSYMEDHLKNKDRLDQEWTALCAYEAEPSSTAVAEDEENAKRNRSGASLPYDHSRVVLNDLANINNSDYINASTIVSTDHDPRNPAYIATQGALPQTAADFWQLVWEQGSVVIVMLTRLTEEGHAMCHRYWPEEGSELYHIYEVHLVSEHIWCDDYLVRSFYLKNLRTGETRTVTQFHFLSWPENGVPHSTKALLEFRRKVNKSYRGRSCPIVVHCSDGAGRTGTYCLIDMVLNRMAKGAKEIDIAATLEHIRDQRPGMVATKQQFEFVLMAVAEEVHAILKALPIPPADKSAAPTTTTVSPPVKADQ